One Hemitrygon akajei chromosome 14, sHemAka1.3, whole genome shotgun sequence genomic window, agccagaagttgtggtacatattggcagtTATGACTCAGGCacacaaggtgaggaggtcctgaagagagattttagggagctaggtagaaagctgagaaacagggcctgcagggtagtaatctctggatagcTGTCTGTGTCACgtgccagtgagagtaagaataggataatttggcaggtgaatgtgtggttgAGGAACTGGTACAGGGGGAGcggttcagatttgtggatcattgggatcttttcaggggaaggtacaacctgtacaaaagggatgagttacacctgaacccgagggggtccAATCTCGTTGTGGGCAGGTTGGCTGCAGTTGTTTGGGTGAGTTTAAATTAACTTGGctaggggatgggaactggagtgatagtgctgaagatgaggtagctggtttacaaacagaagcaatgtgtagtgaggagaggctggtcaTAGGGCAAaattcaacaggatgagttgcaatgtaaaagccggacaaaatcgaaaagggtgaatacaggactgaaggtgttatatttgaatgtgtgcagtgtatggaataaggtcgatgaacttgtaacactattacagattggcaggtatgatgtgggcatcactgaatcatggctgaaagaagattatagtttcgaacttaatgtccaaggatacacctcCTACCAAAAGGAGAGgcagggtggtgtggctctgttggtttaaaaaaataaatcattagaaacaggtgacatagggtcagaaggtgttgaatcgttgtggatagaactaaggaactacaagggtaaaacaACTCTGATGGGCGTATACAGATgtatggatgtggtctacaagttacaatgggagatagaaaatgaatgccaaaagggcaatgttacaatagtcatgggggattccaatatgcatgtagattgggaaaatcaggttggtgtgggattccagaagggggaatttctagaatgcctacgagatgactTTATAGAGCAGCTTATGGTTAAACCaagtaggggatcagctattttaAATTCAGTGTTGTgcgatgaaccagaattgattagagagcttaaggggcaagtgatcataatacgattaaattcaccctgaaatttgagaacgaGAAGCTTAAGTCAGATATATCATTATTACAGTGAAGCATAGGaaaatacagaggcatgagggaggagctggccagaattgattggaaaagaacactggcaggggtgatggcagagcagcaatggctggaatttctggtagtaattcagaaggcacaggatatatacattccaaaaaggaagaagtattttaaaggcaagatgacacaagcatggctaacaagggaagtcaaagagagggtatatatttgagcaaaaattagtgtgaagttaaaggattgggaagcttttaaataccaacagaaggtaacaaagtcattaagaatgtaaagatggaatacaaaagtaagctggtCAATAACTTTAGAGAGGTTTAAAGAGGTTTtaaaaaagtttcttcagatatataaagtgtaaaagagagatgagagtggatattggactgctgaaaaACTATGATGgagaggaaatggcagacaaactgaataagtacttcgtgtctgtcttcattgtggaagatactagcagtatggtggaagttccaggtgtcagggggcatgaagtgtgtgaagttgccatttctAGAGACAAGGTTtttggggaaactgaaaggtctgaaggtagatacgtcacctggaccagacggtctacaccccagagttctgaatgagatgctgaagagatcgtgggggcattaataatgatctttcaagaatcactaaattgcaaatgttattccactcttcaagaaggggtaaaggcagagaaaaggaaattataggatcgctagtttgatctcagtggttgggaagatgttggagtcaattaataATGATGAGGacttgggatacttggaggcacataataaaataggttgtagtcaagggaaaatcttgcctgacaaatctgttgaaattcttggaagaaataacaagtggaatagacaaaggagaatcggttgatattgtgtacttggattttcaggaggcctttgacaaagtgccacacttaTGTTGCTCAACAagttacgagcccatggtattccagAAAAGGTTTTAGCatagataaaacagtggctgattgacaggaggcaaagcatgggaataaagggagccttttctggtcagcttccggtgactagtggtgttccacaggagtctgtgttgggaccgcttctttttacattgtatgtcaaagatttggatgatgaaattgatggctttgctgcaaatGATATGAGGATGTGTGGAGTAGGtgggtggttttgaggaagtagagaggctacagaaggacttagacagattaggagaatgggcaaagtgtcaGTGTCagaatgtgtatggtcatgcactttgatagaaataataaaagggatgactattttctaaatggagagaaaatacaaaaatatgaggcacaaagggatttaggagtccttgtgcaggattcgctgaagattaatttgcaggttgagtctatggtgagacaggcaaatgtgatgttaacattcatttcaagagaactagaatataaaagcaaggatgtaatgttgagactttataaagcactggtgaggcttcacttggagtattgtcagcagttttgggctccttatctgagaagtATGTGCTGAAACTGTTCAAAAGAGTTTtatggaaatgattccaggattgaatggatatgaagagtgtttgatggctttgggcctgtattcactagaattcaaaagaatgaggggtgacctcattgaaacctatcaaatggtgaaaggccttggtagagtggatgaggagaggatgtttcctatggtgggagagtttaagaccagaggacacagcctcagaatagaggagtgtccttttagaatattggtcgccaacccgtcaatctcgatcgactggtcgatctttgagactttcccagtagatcccgagaaagaaaaaaaaagaaaaagaaatgcacaaatactgttgagagattgtttccgggttgtgggatttttgttccgttctttctgcccagtgcgcatgcgcataggtcccccacactacacagtgtacttcagtggtccccaaccaccgggccgcgaggaaacgatatgtgtcagctgcacctttcctcagtccctgtcacacccactgttgaacttgaacccacgcgagatAATCAGTCATCTAAACgcacggccggcgggaagtgccgatgctactggcctggagcgcggccggcgggaagtgccgatgctactggcctggagcgcggccggcgggaagtgccgatgctactggcccggagtgcGGCGGgcaggaagtgccgatgctatgGGCCCGGAgcgtggacagatgggcgccgcctctaaacctgtttaccacaccaaATGTTCATGGGGAATCCGGTGcaaaaatatttgcagacgacctaattcgggctcaaggtcttgtaagtatcagagcagctacctcgctgcgatctgctgaaacaaacttttgttggccgatgGATCCTACAAGGGGGAAGGTGTGCCTGTCACATTCCTCGCTTGGtcggtcactctctccggactgcaactGCCGCGGCCCTGGCATagggacctctggccctgaccttgtcctctcaccccacccatgaacAGCTGCAGCTGGCCAGGGTATCTGGCGGCGGGCAGGCAGAAGATGGAGTtcgggcctggaggctgtctaatgcgGCAATGAAGTCCTCAAAACTGCTCCgataccctgagtccaagcaccctgcacttaaagacaaacccgttgagtttttttccgcggaaaaaatgtgagcagggtgggacagcagctaagtgccgagagccgcgaaaGTCGTGTTTaacacacctcccccccacctgtcggccggtccgcaagaatattgtcaatattaaaccggtccacggtgcaaaaaaagggtgggtccccctggtgtttatgcattatttctacttctgggttgcggggttttacttccggtcttttctgcgcatgcatgtaactaatcAATTTGGAGTCAATCTCACCTTTCACTATGGCCGAGGTagtggatcttgggcttaaaaaggttggtgaccactattttAGAATgaacacgaggaggaatttctttagacagggaattgtgaatttgtggaatttgtataTTTAAGTcaatggttgatagattcttgattgatcagggcatgaagggatacggggagaaggcaggagattgggcctgagaggaaaaattggatcagccatgatgaaatggcggagtagactagatgcgccaaatggcctaattctgctcctatatcttatggtattatagaacaaagaattacaacagaatcAATCAAACACTTGTTGGTTCATatctgccatgtcatatgatgtgggcacTTTATAGTCTTTTCATGACTaggactgttcttggcaaatttttctacagaagtggtttgccattgccttcttgatggtgactttacaagacgggtaaCCTCAGCTGTTGTAAACCCTCttctgagattgtctgcctggtgtcagtggtcgcataaccaggacttgtgatctgcaccagctgctcatttgACTATCTGCCACCttctcccgtggcttcacgtgaccctgatcacgggctaagcaggggctacaccttgcccaagagagACCTGCATGCTAGCGGTCAGAAGGAGCACCGTACACctccttggtagagatgtatccccACCCTGCCACCCACAATGAAGTGCTACATACAAATACCATGTTGGTGGGTTCACTGTTTACCATCCCTTGTCGCTTGATGCAGGCAAATGGTGAAATAATTGAAGGGAGTCTGCTGGATCTGAGAGCAGGGAATTGGGGTGAGGAGGAACTAGACTAATGATATTGCTTCCCTGGAAGCTGGCATTGACTTGATGAACCAATTGTTGTCTGGTTTGCTTTGCTATAGTCACATGTACTGACCACCCAGACAGATTATTGAGGTAGAGAAAATAAAACCATGCAGGATATGGTGCTGAattggagaaagtgcagtgtgggtagacaacaaactgtaaagcCTGGTGGGGCAGGTTGGGAGATGAAGGGTCAATTGTTGAGTCCATTCAAGATCTGACAGTGGACTAGAAGCTGTGCTCGAGTCTGCTGGGTCATGCTCTCAAATTTTGAGTCATCTGCCttccaggagaggggagactggccTGGAGGCGATGTAGATTATGTTGCTGCTTTtctaaggcagcaggaagtgtagacagactCTGTGCATTAGAATAAATTAGCTTTTTAAGAGAAAAAACATCTGGAGACGGTGTAGTAAAAGAGAGCCTCAACCAAGGCATGGCAGCTAGTGTAATGATTCTCAGCGCCAGCAGTGGGGGTTCAGTTCCCTCCACTGTGAGCGGTTCATACATTCTTTCTGtgaacacgtgggtttcctgtgggGACTCTGGTTTACTCCCACTATCAAAAGCCATGCGCGTTAGGGTTAGAGagctgtgggcatgttatgttgccgCTGGAAGTGTgaagacacttgcaggctgcccccacttAGACTGAGCTGGTCGTTGATACAGATGACACGTTTCACAAAAGTTTTGATGTACTTgtgccaaataaagctaatccttggAATCTTTCTGTTTATAGTACCTTTCTTGACATTGGCACCGAGAGGTACTTCAAACTGCAGCTGGTGTTTAATGCAGGAACTATAGGTCAGTTTGTCTATAGTGAACTGTCACACAGACTTTTTCAGTGGCTTGGGAGATGCATATGTTCTGGTCATTAGAATTAGTTCCTCTGCTTCTCTTCACAATGGTTTATCCAGAACAGACAGCACTTGGATTTAATGCCCAACCCAAAACTCAGCATCCCTGGCAGTGTCGCACTCACTTGGTGGTGTGTGTGACTGTCGGAGTGTCACATTCCTGACTTGATGATTATGcatttgatttttgtttttttttactcttcAGGTGATCTGACTAAAGTTCAGGTGTTTGGGAAATGGCACAATATTCCACGCAGACAGGTGACCTACGGTGACCCTGGTTTGACCTACAGATATTCAGGGGTGACCTTGTCCCCTAAGCCTTGGGCTCCTGTGCTGGAGAAGATAAGGGAGAGAGTGACACAGGTGACTGGGCACACATTCAACTTTGTGCTGGTGAACAGGTGAGTGCATTCAAAAGTGATCATGCAGGAGGTGAGGAACAGGGTGAAGAATTCCTCTAAAACGGCTGATCCTCCATTAGTGTGTGGGACGCTAACCCTAATGCACAGTTTTCCCCATTTGAAGAAGATCAGAGTTTCTGCCCCTgagcctcagcctgaaatatcaactgtttattcccctccagagatacAGCCGgaattactgagttcctccagcacattgtgtacatgtagctcaagattttcagcatctgtgtgATCTCTTATGTTTGTACCTATCTTGGGTGGACTGTTTTGAGGCAGAGATGGAACATCTGATCAAGAATGAAAAAGAAATCCATAAacgtgagattctgcagatgctctgTGTCAGAATAGGGTGATGCTTGGTGGGATGTTATTGACAATGTCCTCACCTAAAACTGGAGCCAAAATGTTAACAGTACTGTACTATATATGTCTTGAGCACATATTTATAGCTGGGGAGCCTGAGaattttgcaaagtactgtatttGTCTGATTGGGCTTATAAATCTGACGGGAACAAAGGACAGTTGGACTCGTGAGGGACggtgtggcagaggaggagtgccagggtaGGGGGTgctgcaggtgcagacacacccagccctgagacaccggacaaggtcatttgattccaaactattAGTTTACTGATTAtggcagaatgtctctctggtgtttcctgctccctcccttctcccttccccttttcccaaccatgattctcctctccctgcccccttcccactctcagtccataatagagacccagatcagaatcagatgtatcatcactcacatgacatgaaatttgtttctttttgtggcagcagtacagagccatacataaaattactatagtactgtgcaaaaagtcttaatgatatatatgtgcataagattttagcacagtactgtatgtgtttAGAATTGTATAGTTGTTTAAGGTATATATTGTTGAGCCCCCTGAGTTTACACCAATGGgattttaaagattagttttatttgtcacctgtatattgaaacatactgtgaaatgtatcatttgcaaatcAGTAAGGATTGTGAAGGCAGCCAGCAAGGGTCACCGTGTTTCCAGCACCAATGCAACATGCCTGCAGCTCACTAACCTTAACTTGtccatctttggaatgcgggagggaaCCCACAGTCACCGGGAGAACATGCAGGCACCTTGCAGACAGtgcaggaatcaaaccccaatcgGTGATCTCCAAGgctgtaaagcaattgcactaacAGCTATGTTCAAGTGCCGCCCCATATTGTGGGCAGCCTTTGCCTTTTCCTGATCTCTGTCTATCTTCCTTGTCTAAAATTGGAGACAAGTTATCTATTTAGAATTCTAGTTTTGCTTGAGTTCTCACCAGCAGCTGGATGTCTGTGGAACTCAAACTAATCACAGTATTATACAGCAAGAAACATTGTGGCATGAAGATAGTGGGGACAAATAATATGGGGTCAGTGCAGGAAAGTGGTACAGAGATAAACATCggcttttttatttattttgagccACGTCCCCAGCACCCGAccattttaaccctagcctaatctcgggacaacttacaatacgAAATTAATCTACTgtccggtacatctttggaatgtgacgcacctggaggaaacctacatgtttcatggggaggatgtacaaactccttacagaggatgccaggattgaactctgaactcattAGGCACGAGGGACAAGGTGACCTTACCCCTGCTGTTATTTCACCTGTAATAGTGCCCATCTCAGTAACTAGTGACCCTCGGGGATGGTAGTCAGCCATTGTTGCTCCATGTGTGTTTACATTGCCAAATTAGCATGCCCGTAACTTACTAGGCTTAACCGGtatgtctctggaatgtgggaggaaacccacacagtcacaaggagagCGATCAAACTCCTTAAGGACAGTAGAGGGAATTGAACCgggtcttacagctggcactgtaatagcataatGCTAACAATACTGTACCGGCAACAACCAGTGGACTTTAACAATGGCTGAAAGGAATGACTTCTTATCTTGCTTTAGAAAAGATAAGCTACAGTACAAAAAACAAACTTGGGAAATTTGGGACATTTTCTACAAGTTTCTGGAGAACAATATTCAGGATGATGGAAGTAACAAACTGAATTGACTGCCTTTATTCAATGGCGGGGTGTttgctttttttgtgtgttttttttcttttgatttcttatgtatttaatttttcccctttctttaACTTTGTTGCACTTTCAAACCTATGGATGATTTAATGTGTTTTCTTTTCATTCTGAAAAAGCAATAAAGaggtgtttaaaaaaaatactgtgcCGATATAAGGGGGAAATAGTTCGTTTCAGGTTAATGAGTCCGCCAACCAGAAACTGTAACTCTGTTTTTCTCTTTacaggtgctacctgacctgctaagcatTCTCATCAATCTTTGTTTTATTTTAGCTTCCCAGAATCTGCAGCATTTTGCTTCTCATTAATACTGAGTTTGCCAATGACAAATGTCTGCTGATCTCtagatttttttccctttcacaAGTCCACAATTGGGTAGTACGGTGgtcagtgtaatgctattacagtgccaatgaCCCGGGTTAAATTCTGTTCTGCTGAAccttgtaggcatgctatgttggcatcagaatgtgtggtgacacttggcgGCCCCCTGCACACAAAcatgcgtgtgcatgtgtgtgttgtTAATGAAAATGACTGTATGTTtggatgtacacgtgataaatgaatctgaatttgtaactattcctgccactgcctgagGGGTTTGTGTATTCTCATGATCccgtgtttcctccgggtgctccggtttcctcccacattcctaagatgtacgggttagtaggttaattggtcacatgaatgTAATTGGACAACACGGGCTCGTTGGGTTGGTAGGGCCTGTTCCGTGATGTGTCTGAGTAAATAAAATAGATAAGAAACCAGAGGTCTTCAGTCACTGAACACCTCTGGAAGGGTAAGCGGGGTAGGGAACTGGCGGTGTGATTTTTAACCTCCGGGAAAGATTGTTTTATCACATGGTTGCAATGCTAAGTGCAAGCTAATAATGCCTCTGATTGTCACCTcgataggtacaaggatgggagtGACCACATAGGTGAGCATCGGGATGATGAGAAGGAACTGGAGCCTCGCAGCCCCATCGCGTCTGTTTCCTTTGGCGCCTGCAGGGACTTCATCTTCCGCCATCGAGATGCGCGGGGGAAGAGCCCGATGCGTCGCCTGGAACCAGTGAAGTTGCTTCTGGGTCACGGCAGCTTACTGATGATGAACTACCCGACCAACGTCTACTGGTATCACAGCCTACCGGTCCGCAAGAAGGTGCTGATGCCCAGGGTTAACCTGACCTTCCGCATGGTTCTGCCCTCGCTGAAGGACTAAACACTCAGCTGGCAGGCTTCACTGGCATGCTGGGGAGGTCGGTTTGGGCACAGTTCTGCAGTCGTTCATTCTTTTGAACTTGCTGGGTTTGCATCTTCTGCTGCCAGTAACACACTTGGGTCACTTGCCATTTGCTGACGGGCTGCTGGCCGATAGGTATTTAACTGTGACGCTCTCACTTACCCTTTCTCTGCAGGTATTTCACAGGGGCATTGAATATATCTCAGCTGGGAATCATCCTCCCTTCTCCTTCTTGCCCCCACCTATCATTAACCCCACATTCCCAATACTCGGAAATAGCTTCTACCATCCTGT contains:
- the alkbh2 gene encoding DNA oxidative demethylase ALKBH2, with the protein product MDRFVVVNKLENPRNGRLDLKEKIEDPEGVSDGEAESPRKKLKRNQSGGAEGCLVPSLAQQESVRDVTVSWKHLRAEGLNCDYTKLFTRSQADDIFLELEKTLEYFSGDLTKVQVFGKWHNIPRRQVTYGDPGLTYRYSGVTLSPKPWAPVLEKIRERVTQVTGHTFNFVLVNRYKDGSDHIGEHRDDEKELEPRSPIASVSFGACRDFIFRHRDARGKSPMRRLEPVKLLLGHGSLLMMNYPTNVYWYHSLPVRKKVLMPRVNLTFRMVLPSLKD